The following coding sequences are from one Deinococcus sp. Leaf326 window:
- a CDS encoding MIP/aquaporin family protein has product MISAPNLSRRFVAEVVGTFFLVVAALLSPSGLTFALVGAVLLVMVIALGQVSGSHLNPAVTLGLVVARLFPWREGLVYFVAQVLGAFLALGFGQLVDRRLPVAGSHANAVWFESLGTALLVFVVVRIVMAKAAPTASALAIGLALTVGIAIAGPSSGGVLNPAIALVLLTGDLLKGSLLANLVYFAAPLVAGALAALLARALAPVGVEEHDRQQVTARPSAEAQSLP; this is encoded by the coding sequence ATGATCAGTGCTCCCAATCTATCCCGGCGCTTCGTTGCCGAGGTCGTAGGCACCTTCTTTCTCGTCGTGGCCGCCCTCCTCTCGCCTTCAGGTCTGACCTTCGCTCTTGTCGGCGCCGTACTTCTGGTCATGGTTATCGCTCTGGGGCAGGTCTCGGGTTCGCATCTCAACCCGGCCGTCACCCTCGGTCTCGTGGTCGCCCGCCTTTTTCCCTGGCGAGAAGGCCTCGTGTACTTCGTCGCTCAGGTGCTTGGGGCATTCCTGGCCCTGGGATTTGGCCAACTCGTCGACCGCCGGCTTCCGGTTGCGGGGTCTCACGCCAACGCCGTGTGGTTCGAGTCGCTCGGCACGGCGCTGCTCGTGTTCGTGGTCGTCCGGATCGTGATGGCGAAGGCTGCTCCCACAGCGAGTGCGCTGGCCATCGGTCTCGCCCTAACGGTGGGAATCGCCATCGCCGGTCCGAGCAGCGGCGGCGTTCTCAACCCCGCCATCGCACTCGTTCTCCTAACAGGAGACCTGCTGAAGGGATCGCTTCTTGCCAATCTCGTCTACTTCGCGGCGCCGCTGGTCGCCGGCGCGCTGGCGGCTCTCCTTGCGCGCGCCCTCGCCCCGGTCGGGGTGGAGGAACACGACCGCCAGCAGGTGACTGCCCGGCCCAGTGCCGAAGCCCAGTCGTTGCCCTAG